Proteins from a genomic interval of Sporolactobacillus sp. Y61:
- the gatC gene encoding Asp-tRNA(Asn)/Glu-tRNA(Gln) amidotransferase subunit GatC — MSRISEEQVKYVANLARLSFNDEEISTFTTQLDDIIGFAEQLNELDTEGVEPTTHVLDMHNVMRDDVVVPSLPREEALKNAPVQEDGQIKVPQIMEAD, encoded by the coding sequence ATGAGCCGGATTTCTGAAGAACAAGTGAAATATGTCGCTAACCTGGCACGGCTTTCTTTTAATGATGAGGAAATCAGCACGTTTACGACACAGCTCGATGATATTATCGGTTTTGCTGAACAGCTGAATGAACTCGATACCGAGGGTGTTGAACCAACAACGCACGTGCTCGATATGCATAATGTGATGCGTGACGATGTCGTTGTCCCGTCTCTGCCAAGAGAGGAAGCGCTCAAGAACGCCCCTGTCCAGGAAGACGGACAGATTAAAGTACCGCAGATTATGGAAGCAGACTGA
- a CDS encoding CamS family sex pheromone protein has product MKGKKAAAVLSVLISIQLVVAGCGFGGSDQSKVVDQKNGKTKTAQLVPGASDKEYTSLRPLGNDRVRGYIQYGAKNQADSDQLETGLMQMSKDVFSPDDYVFQSGQYLKEDDINGILYRRGQEPRKLNDQGKKIKPLPGLNPALGKGKNKVEQSRNSPKMINYVLEQDYLKKGSGGKYTLSGVSIAISLNSVYADKIMDNKKMIHNVNVPLKASDVQVWGKAHAPQIIQRIRSVEGLEKVPIFLALYMTAAPDSLVSGDFFAHTEIPQGSSSINKWTNVNEDHVLFPSSQASSKYKADLDKFNVFVDDIKSYYPDYVDVIGKGFYRDKKLQDLTLTVNLDKFRDKTEIIGFTNYIASVLNTRFRFPRTVSVHIYLTTGDVQEALIERTPDMDDAYVSVYNN; this is encoded by the coding sequence ATGAAAGGCAAAAAAGCAGCAGCCGTCTTATCCGTCCTGATCAGCATACAGCTGGTCGTAGCCGGCTGCGGATTTGGCGGCAGTGATCAAAGTAAAGTGGTTGATCAGAAAAACGGAAAAACGAAGACCGCTCAGCTCGTTCCGGGAGCAAGCGATAAAGAATATACCTCACTTCGCCCGCTCGGCAATGACCGAGTACGTGGTTATATCCAGTACGGAGCTAAGAATCAGGCGGACAGCGACCAGCTGGAAACGGGTTTAATGCAGATGTCAAAAGACGTTTTCAGCCCGGATGATTACGTCTTTCAAAGCGGGCAGTATCTGAAAGAAGACGATATTAACGGTATACTTTACCGGCGCGGTCAGGAACCCCGGAAACTGAATGATCAGGGAAAAAAGATCAAACCTCTGCCAGGTCTCAATCCGGCGCTCGGAAAGGGAAAAAACAAAGTAGAGCAGTCCAGGAACAGTCCGAAAATGATCAACTATGTTCTGGAACAGGATTATCTGAAAAAGGGGTCCGGTGGGAAATATACACTCAGCGGGGTATCTATCGCCATTTCGCTTAATTCGGTCTATGCCGATAAAATTATGGACAATAAGAAGATGATTCATAATGTCAATGTCCCTTTGAAAGCCTCCGACGTGCAGGTGTGGGGAAAAGCCCATGCGCCGCAGATTATTCAGCGCATCCGTAGTGTCGAAGGTCTGGAAAAGGTACCGATTTTTCTCGCACTTTATATGACGGCGGCCCCGGATTCACTTGTTTCCGGAGACTTCTTTGCCCATACTGAAATTCCACAGGGGTCCTCATCCATTAATAAATGGACCAATGTAAATGAGGACCACGTCCTGTTTCCTTCCAGTCAGGCTTCATCAAAATATAAAGCCGACCTGGACAAGTTTAACGTCTTTGTAGATGACATCAAGAGTTATTATCCGGATTATGTAGATGTGATCGGTAAAGGTTTTTATCGGGATAAAAAGCTTCAGGATCTTACGTTGACCGTCAATCTGGATAAGTTCCGGGACAAGACGGAAATCATCGGCTTTACCAACTATATTGCCTCTGTGCTCAACACGCGTTTCCGTTTTCCCCGCACGGTCAGTGTACACATTTATCTGACAACAGGCGATGTGCAGGAAGCATTGATTGAAAGGACACCTGACATGGATGATGCCTATGTCTCTGTTTATAATAACTGA
- the ligA gene encoding NAD-dependent DNA ligase LigA, translated as MAEQLSERLRSLRALLDQYSYEYYVEDNPSVPDSEYDRLMQELIAIEKAHPEWITPDSPTQRVGGRPLKAFSKVTHEIPMLSLGDVFSKEELLDFDRRVRQTVGNDVTYVCELKIDGLAISLTYEKGQFVLGATRGDGTTGEDITNNLRTVRALPLTLPEPLNIEVRGECYMPKRSFEKLNEDRRKNGEPLFANPRNAAAGSLRQLDPKITARRRLSIFLYSAGTFDREKITTHYGLLEAIKSYGLPVNPESRRCATMQEVFDYIDAYTAKRDALPYGIDGIVVKVDSMAQQAQLGHTVKSPRWMIAYKFPAEEVVSTLEDIEVSVGRTGAVTPTAVLTPVQVAGTTVRRASLHNEDLIREKDLRIGDRVVIRKAGDIIPEVVNVLTEQRSGNEKPFSMPTHCPECGSELVRLDEEVALRCINPKCPALIREGLIHFVSRNAMNIDGLGEKVITQLFEKHLIHDVADLYSLTYNDLISMERMGDKSVTNLLHAIERSKQNSLERLLFGLGIRFIGAKAARILAMAFRTMDDLSRASVEELTAVDEIGDKMADSLVTYFSKPEFQSLIAELKAHGLNMNYLGPDPETIANADSPFNGKTVVLTGKLEQLTRSQAKKEIESRGGNVTGSVSASTDLVIAGEAAGSKLKKARDLNIEIWDEGRFLETLR; from the coding sequence ATGGCAGAGCAATTATCAGAGCGTCTCCGCAGCCTGCGGGCACTGCTTGACCAATACAGCTACGAATATTATGTGGAAGATAATCCGAGTGTTCCGGACAGTGAATATGACCGGCTGATGCAGGAGCTGATTGCCATTGAGAAGGCACATCCTGAGTGGATTACACCGGACTCGCCGACTCAGCGTGTTGGCGGCCGGCCGCTCAAAGCCTTTTCCAAGGTGACCCATGAGATTCCGATGCTCAGTCTCGGCGATGTATTCAGTAAGGAGGAATTACTCGATTTTGACCGCCGGGTCCGTCAGACGGTCGGAAATGATGTGACCTATGTCTGTGAATTGAAAATTGACGGACTCGCCATATCTCTGACTTATGAAAAAGGACAGTTTGTTCTTGGAGCCACGCGCGGAGATGGAACAACCGGAGAAGACATTACCAATAATCTGCGGACTGTACGCGCCCTGCCGCTGACTCTTCCGGAACCGCTGAACATCGAGGTGCGCGGAGAGTGTTACATGCCAAAACGGTCTTTCGAAAAACTCAACGAAGACCGCAGAAAAAACGGAGAACCGCTTTTCGCCAATCCGCGCAACGCCGCAGCCGGTTCACTCCGTCAGCTGGATCCGAAGATTACCGCGCGGCGCCGCCTCTCCATTTTTCTGTACAGTGCCGGCACCTTCGATCGTGAGAAGATCACCACACACTACGGACTGCTCGAAGCCATCAAATCGTACGGACTTCCTGTTAATCCGGAGTCGCGCCGCTGTGCCACAATGCAGGAAGTTTTCGACTACATTGATGCCTATACGGCAAAACGCGATGCGCTGCCGTACGGGATCGACGGGATTGTCGTCAAGGTCGATTCCATGGCTCAGCAGGCACAGCTCGGGCATACAGTCAAATCGCCACGCTGGATGATCGCTTATAAATTTCCGGCGGAGGAAGTCGTATCGACACTGGAAGATATTGAAGTCAGCGTCGGGAGAACCGGCGCCGTCACACCGACTGCCGTACTGACTCCGGTACAGGTGGCCGGAACGACGGTCAGAAGAGCCTCTCTGCATAACGAAGACTTGATCCGGGAGAAAGATCTGCGGATCGGTGACCGGGTGGTGATCCGCAAAGCCGGTGACATTATCCCTGAAGTGGTCAATGTTCTGACTGAACAGCGGTCCGGAAATGAAAAACCGTTTTCGATGCCGACACATTGTCCGGAATGCGGCAGTGAACTCGTCAGACTGGATGAGGAAGTCGCCCTGCGCTGCATCAATCCGAAATGCCCGGCGCTGATCCGGGAGGGTCTGATTCACTTTGTCTCCCGAAATGCGATGAATATTGACGGACTCGGTGAAAAAGTAATCACACAGCTTTTTGAAAAGCATCTGATCCACGATGTGGCGGATCTTTACAGCCTGACTTACAATGATCTGATTTCAATGGAAAGAATGGGGGATAAATCAGTCACCAATCTGCTGCATGCGATCGAGCGCTCCAAACAGAACTCACTCGAGCGGCTGCTTTTCGGGCTCGGTATCCGGTTCATCGGTGCAAAGGCTGCCCGAATTCTTGCCATGGCATTCAGGACAATGGATGACCTTTCCCGTGCAAGCGTAGAAGAACTGACGGCGGTGGATGAAATTGGTGATAAAATGGCAGATTCCCTGGTCACCTATTTTTCCAAGCCTGAATTCCAGTCGCTGATTGCCGAACTGAAGGCCCACGGACTCAATATGAACTATCTTGGCCCCGATCCGGAAACCATCGCAAACGCCGATTCACCTTTTAATGGAAAGACTGTGGTCCTGACAGGAAAACTGGAACAACTGACCCGCTCCCAGGCGAAGAAGGAAATTGAAAGCCGCGGAGGCAATGTGACCGGCAGCGTCAGCGCGTCGACAGATCTTGTGATTGCAGGTGAAGCCGCGGGATCAAAACTGAAGAAAGCAAGAGATTTGAATATAGAAATATGGGACGAGGGGCGTTTTCTTGAAACGCTCAGATAG
- the pcrA gene encoding DNA helicase PcrA: MEKMSQELLEGLNPEQLKAVRHHEGPLLIMAGAGSGKTRVLTHRMAWLMLERDVAPWNLLAITFTNKAAKEMRERLAELVGPLADDAWVSTFHSMCVRILRRDSDRLGISRNFSILDGTDQQSVVKHILKEQNLDPKKFTPRSILGRISGAKNELKTAADFAKTASGPFDEVVRDVYKAYEKRLLQNQSLDFDDLIMTTVHLFQRVPESLSYYQNKFQYIHVDEYQDTNRAQYLLVHMLADRFKNLCVVGDSDQSIYGWRGADIHNILSFEEDYPDATVIKLEQNYRSTKKILEAANHVIENNQNRKPKNLWTENADGKKIAYYRAGTEHDEAYYVAGKMRDLAKDGYRYSDLAVLYRTNAQSRVIEETLVKSNIPYRMVGSIKFYDRKEIKDVLAYLKLIANPDDDISLARVINEPKRGIGASSMDKLADYALAGDLSLMKAIGEVSQTGIAARTAHKMESFSEMIVNWSKMQEFLSITDLVDEVLDKSGYREALKSERTIEAQSRLENLDEFLSVTKEFESSHEDKSLITFLTELALDTDHDEEDPEAPSDAVTLMTLHSAKGLEFPVVFLIGMEEGIFPHARALDDQEEMEEERRLAYVGITRAKKRLFLTSAQIRMLFGQTVTNAESRFIREIPEELLDVQEPEHRPQAGPLPWSKRSNTPYNRQAAPVYRQPVPMLKKRSGGEKHWQAGDKVMHKKWGKGTVVSTRGSGDSIELDIVFPNPTGLKRLLASFAPIEKI; this comes from the coding sequence TTGGAAAAAATGTCACAGGAACTGCTTGAAGGACTGAATCCAGAGCAGCTGAAGGCGGTCAGGCATCATGAAGGTCCACTTTTGATTATGGCCGGCGCGGGGAGCGGAAAGACACGCGTCCTGACGCATCGCATGGCCTGGCTGATGCTTGAGCGGGATGTCGCTCCCTGGAATCTGCTCGCCATCACATTTACCAACAAAGCGGCAAAAGAAATGCGGGAACGTCTGGCGGAACTCGTCGGCCCGCTGGCGGACGATGCCTGGGTGTCCACATTTCACTCGATGTGCGTACGTATACTCAGAAGAGACAGTGACAGACTCGGCATCAGCCGGAATTTTTCGATTCTCGACGGAACAGATCAGCAGTCCGTGGTCAAGCATATTCTCAAAGAGCAGAACCTTGATCCGAAAAAATTCACGCCGCGAAGCATTCTCGGACGGATCAGCGGAGCGAAAAATGAGCTGAAAACGGCAGCGGATTTTGCAAAGACAGCCTCCGGTCCGTTTGACGAGGTGGTCCGCGATGTCTATAAAGCTTACGAAAAGCGCCTGCTGCAGAATCAGTCGCTCGACTTTGATGATCTGATCATGACAACCGTACATCTTTTTCAAAGAGTGCCTGAATCGCTGAGCTACTATCAAAATAAATTTCAATATATCCATGTCGATGAATATCAGGATACCAACCGCGCTCAGTATCTGCTCGTCCATATGCTGGCCGACCGGTTTAAGAATCTGTGCGTTGTCGGTGATTCCGATCAGTCGATATATGGCTGGCGCGGAGCGGATATTCATAACATTCTTTCCTTTGAGGAAGACTATCCCGATGCAACGGTGATTAAACTCGAACAGAACTACCGCTCAACAAAGAAAATTCTTGAAGCGGCGAATCATGTCATTGAAAACAACCAAAACCGTAAGCCAAAGAATCTCTGGACGGAGAACGCGGATGGAAAGAAAATTGCTTATTACCGGGCCGGAACGGAACACGATGAAGCCTATTATGTGGCTGGAAAGATGCGTGACCTGGCCAAAGACGGGTACCGTTATTCGGATCTTGCCGTTCTGTACCGCACGAATGCCCAGTCCCGTGTTATTGAAGAGACGCTTGTCAAATCAAATATCCCTTACCGGATGGTTGGCAGTATTAAATTCTACGATCGTAAGGAAATTAAAGATGTTCTTGCCTATCTGAAACTGATTGCCAATCCGGATGATGATATCAGTCTGGCCCGTGTGATCAATGAACCGAAGCGCGGAATCGGGGCTTCTTCCATGGATAAACTGGCAGATTATGCACTGGCCGGAGATCTCTCGCTGATGAAAGCGATTGGTGAAGTCTCACAGACAGGCATTGCCGCGCGGACAGCACATAAAATGGAAAGCTTTTCTGAAATGATCGTGAACTGGTCGAAAATGCAGGAGTTTCTGTCGATTACCGACCTGGTTGATGAAGTGCTGGATAAATCCGGCTATCGTGAAGCGCTGAAATCCGAACGGACGATTGAAGCTCAGAGCCGCCTGGAAAACCTTGATGAATTCCTGTCCGTGACGAAAGAATTTGAATCATCTCATGAGGATAAATCGCTGATCACCTTCCTGACTGAACTTGCCCTCGACACCGATCATGATGAAGAAGATCCGGAGGCGCCTTCTGATGCCGTGACACTGATGACGCTGCACTCGGCTAAGGGCCTTGAGTTCCCTGTTGTTTTCCTGATTGGCATGGAAGAAGGGATTTTCCCCCATGCCCGTGCGCTGGATGATCAGGAAGAGATGGAGGAAGAGCGGCGGCTTGCCTATGTCGGGATTACCCGGGCAAAAAAGCGCCTGTTCCTGACATCCGCCCAGATCCGCATGCTTTTCGGTCAGACGGTCACCAACGCCGAATCCCGCTTCATCCGGGAAATTCCTGAGGAACTGCTTGACGTTCAGGAACCGGAACATCGCCCGCAGGCGGGCCCGTTGCCCTGGAGCAAAAGGAGCAATACCCCTTACAACAGGCAGGCGGCGCCGGTTTACCGCCAGCCTGTCCCCATGCTGAAGAAACGGTCCGGCGGCGAGAAACACTGGCAGGCCGGTGATAAGGTGATGCATAAGAAATGGGGGAAGGGAACCGTCGTCAGCACCAGGGGGAGCGGCGACAGTATCGAACTTGACATCGTCTTTCCGAATCCCACCGGTCTGAAGCGTCTCCTTGCTTCATTCGCGCCGATTGAAAAAATATGA
- a CDS encoding YerC/YecD family TrpR-related protein, with product MQIDKLRGKTLDQLFDAILTLKDREECYRFFDDLCTMGEIQSLSQRLEVARMLMAGLTYHRIEEDTGASTATISRVKRCINFGNDGYQMTLKRLNDKNH from the coding sequence GTGCAGATCGATAAATTGAGAGGTAAAACACTGGATCAGCTGTTTGATGCTATTCTGACCTTAAAAGACCGTGAGGAATGCTACCGTTTTTTCGATGATTTATGCACCATGGGCGAGATTCAGTCGCTTTCACAGCGGCTGGAAGTGGCGCGAATGCTGATGGCCGGTCTGACCTATCATCGCATTGAAGAGGATACCGGCGCCAGCACAGCAACCATTTCCCGTGTCAAACGCTGCATAAATTTTGGTAATGACGGTTATCAGATGACCCTCAAACGGCTAAACGATAAAAATCATTGA